The following are encoded together in the Daucus carota subsp. sativus chromosome 5, DH1 v3.0, whole genome shotgun sequence genome:
- the LOC108220400 gene encoding G2/mitotic-specific cyclin-2, which produces MAGSDENFVGGVRPSNPQGSLMAGTGKITAGIGRTRRALSTINHNFVGAAPYPCAVSKRGGLPEPSACSKNLQIPVVHRPMTRKLAAQIASKQQQVEENMPPGLPPKANEQKDFPVIDVDEYKPKENFPEPMMLVHHADATFEEVLIDEVEMEEADEELIVDIDSGDKKNPLSVVEYIDDLYAHYKHVESSSCVPPNYMSTQSDINDKMRGILVDWLIEVHYKFELMQETLYLTINLIDRFLAVEPVIRKKLQLVGVTALLLACKYEEVSVPVIEDLIVISDRAYTRSEVLEMETLMVNRLQFNLSVPTAYVFMKRFLKAAQSDDKLELLAFYIIELCLVEYEMLKFPPSMLAAAAVFTAQCTLGKAYQWSKTSERHTNYNQHELMECSKMMVEYHNKAATGRLTGVYRKYSTSKYGYAARSEPAYFLLDSGY; this is translated from the exons ATGGCTGGATCCGATGAGAACTTTGTTGGTGGAGTCAGGCCTTCGAATCCTCAAG GGAGTTTGATGGCTGGAACTGGGAAGATTACTGCTGGGATCGGGCGAACAAGAAGGGCCCTGAGTACAATTAACCACAACTTTGTTGGAGCTGCGCCATACCCCTGTGCTGTTAGCAAGCGTGGCGGATTGCCTGA ACCGAGTGCTTGCAGTAAGAACCTGCAGATTCCGGTGGTTCATCGACCGATGACCAG GAAGCTTGCTGCACAAATTGCTAGCAAGCAGCAACAGGTTGag GAAAATATGCCGCCAGGCCTGCCACCAAAAGCCAATGAGCAAAAGGACTTTCCAGTAATTGATGTTGATGAATATAAGCCTAAAGAGAACTTCCCTGAGCCAATGATGCTTGTGCACCATGCAGATGCTACTTTCGAGGAAGTCCTAATT GATGAAGTGGAAATGGAAGAAGCGGATGAGGAACTGATTGTGGACATAGACAGTGGTGATAAGAAGAATCCACTTTCTGTTGTTGAATACATTGATGACCTGTATGCGCACTACAAACATGTAGAG AGTTCTAGCTGTGTCCCACCAAACTATATGTCTACTCAATCTGATATCAATGACAAAATGAGAGGGATACTTGTTGACTGGCTGATTGAG GTGCACTACAAATTTGAATTGATGCAGGAGACTCTCTATTTGACAATCAATCTGATAGATAGGTTCTTAGCTGTTGAACCGGTGATACGGAAAAAATTGCAGCTTGTTGGTGTCACAGCCCTTCTTCTTGCATGCAAATATGAAGAAGTTTCTGTCCCCGTCATTGAAGATCTCATTGTGATATCTGACAGGGCGTACACTAGAAGCGAGGTCCTTGAAATG GAGACGTTAATGGTGAACAGGCTTCAGTTTAACCTCTCCGTTCCAACTGCTTATGTTTTTATGAAGCGGTTCTTAAAAGCTGCTCAATCTGACGATAAG CTGGAGCTTCTAGCATTCTACATAATCGAGCTTTGCCTTGTGGAATATGAGATGCTTAAGTTCCCACCGTCCATGTTAGCTGCTGCTGCTGTTTTTACAGCTCAATGTACTCTTGGGAAAGCATATCAGTGGAGTAAGACAAGTGAGAGGCACACTAACTACAATCAACATGAACTGAT GGAATGTTCAAAGATGATGGTTGAATATCATAACAAGGCGGCCACTGGGAGATTAACAGGTGTTTACCGGAAGTACAGCACATCTAAATATGGATATGCT
- the LOC135152579 gene encoding uncharacterized protein LOC135152579, whose translation MINLELKNNEQGNNGADTCNFHKQPPIATKKMVLTDVQNDNRVRNYRESSFPIDVGPTAEKVKISGTKRLIPEIPTSHPWPPLPNHTATKEHLVYTTKKSEFVPMNEKTENRDRNISSPPLKRFCSMQQEMPQKQTRVVEGNSHQVPMSLSNFMVPKNMVSYSNPSVDSLAASLANPGTGAGPAKTICHNVTSNVALPSDSKRVEDQNIGKKWEERYINLQNYLKICDNESTLRSHIQNLCHLSPAELSMYAVELEKRAIQLTIEEGKEFHRMKALKILEKSAASTINASQKSEPSPSKK comes from the exons ATGATTAATTTGGAACTCAAAAACAACGAGCAAGGCAACAATGGGGCGGATACTTGTAATTTTCATAAACAGCCACCTATAGCAACCAAAAAGATGGTGCTGACAGATGTTCAAAATGACAACAGGGTACGGAATTATCGAGAAAGTTCATTTCCTATAGATGTGGGACCCACTGCAGAGAAAGTTAAGATTTCTGGAACGAAGAGGCTCATACCTGAAATCCCTACAAGCCACCCTTGGCCTCCACTTCCTAATCACACAGCCACAAAAGAGCATCTCGTGTATACTACTAAGAAATCTGAGTTTGTGCCAATGAATGAAAAAACTGAGAACAGAGACAGAAATATAAGCAGTCCACCTCTGAAGCGTTTTTGCAGCATGCAGCAAGAAATGCCCCAGAAACAAACTCGGGTGGTAGAGGGTAATTCACATCAGGTTCCTATGTCTTTATCTAATTTTATGGTTCCAAAGAATATGGTTTCTTACTCAAACCCGTCAGTAGACTCGTTAGCCGCTTCTCTTGCTAATCCTGGTACTGGAGCTGGACCTGCTAAAACTATTTGCCATAATGTCACCTCAAATGTAGCACTGCCCTCTGATTCAAAAAGGGTGGAAGACCAGAATATCGGCAAAAAATGGGAAGAGCGTTAcattaatttacagaattatTTAAAGATATGTGACAATGAGTCTACTCTCAGAAGCCACATTCAAA ATCTTTGTCATCTTTCGCCAGCTGAACTTAGCATGTATGCAGTTGAACTGGAAAAAAGAGCAATCCAGTTAACAATAGAAGAAG GAAAAGAGTTTCACCGAATGAAGGCACTTAAAATCTTGGAGAAATCTGCTGCTAGTACTATAAATGCATCACAAAAGAGTGAACCATCCCCATCCAAGAAATGA
- the LOC108220531 gene encoding catalase isozyme 2 has translation MDPEKDRPSSTHDSAHWTTNAGAPVWNNNNSLTVGAKGPILLEDYHLVEKIANFDRERIPERAVHARGASAKGYFEVTHDVTDLTCADFLREKGVQTPIIVRFSTVVHERGSPESLRDPRGFAVKFYTREGNFDMVGNNMPVFFVRDGIKFPDMVHAFKPNPKTNQQEKWRIMDFFSHVPESLHMFTFLLDDVGIPQDYRHMEGFGVNTFSLFNKAGDAHLVKFHWKPKCGVKCLLPEEAIKVGGTCHSHATKDLYDSIEAGEFPEWELLMQVMDPEQEDKLDFDPLDVTKTWPEDKFPLKPVGRMVLNKNIDNFFAENEQLAFCPAIVVPGIYYSDDKLLQTRIFSYPDAQRYRLGPNYLQLPVNAPRNAHHNNHHDGKMNFMHRNEEVNYFPSKFDPVQHADKYPMPKSVVKGIREKCVIEKENNFSQAGERYRSFAQDRKERFINMVVDFLSAPRVTDEIRKIWISNWSQADESLGKEVASRLKMSS, from the exons ATGGATCCAGAAAAG GATCGCCCTTCAAGTACACATGATTCTGCTCACTGGACAACGAATGCAGGAGCTCCGGTTTGGAACAATAATAACTCTCTCACTGTCGGAGCCAAAG GTCCAATCCTCTTGGAGGATTACCATCTAGTAGAGAAAATTGCTAATTTTGATAGGGAGCGGATCCCTGAAAGAGCTGTCCATGCTAGGGGTGCTAGTGCAAAGGGTTACTTTGAGGTCACCCATGATGTTACTGATTTAACATGTGCTGATTTTCTTCGAGAAAAAGGTGTCCAGACACCTATAATTGTTCGGTTCTCTACTGTTGTCCATGAGCGTGGAAGTCCTGAAAGCCTTAGAGATCCTCGAGGTTTTGCAGTGAAGTTCTACACCAGAGag GGTAATTTTGATATGGTGGGAAACAATATGCCTGTGTTTTTCGTACGTGATGGGATCAAATTCCCAGACATGGTTCATGCTTTTAAACCCAATCCGAAGACTAACCAGCAAGAAAAGTGGAGAATCATGGACTTCTTTTCCCACGTGCCCGAGAGTTTGCACATGTTTACCTTTCTCCTGGATGACGTAGGTATTCCACAAGATTACAGGCACATGGAAGGATTTGGAGTTAACACGTTCAGCCTTTTTAACAAGGCTGGGGATGCACACCTAGTCAAATTTCACTGGAAACCAAAATGTGGAGTGAAGTGCTTGTTACCCGAGGAAGCCATTAAGGTAGGAGGAACTTGTCACAGTCATGCCACCAAAGATCTCTATGACTCAATTGAAGCAGGAGAATTTCCAGAGTGGGAACTTCTTATGCAAGTTATGGATCCTGAACAAGAAGACAAGCTTGATTTTGATCCACTCGATGTGACAAAGACTTGGCCTGAGGACAAGTTCCCCTTGAAGCCAGTGGGACGCATGGTGTTGAACAAGAATATTGATAACTTTTTTGCAGAAAATGAACAGCTGGCGTTCTGCCCTGCTATTGTCGTTCCTGGTATCTATTATTCAGATGATAAGCTTCTTCAAACCcgaatattttcatatcctgaTGCTCAGAGGTACCGTCTTGGGCCAAACTATCTACAGCTTCCTGTCAATGCTCCCAGGAATGCTCATCACAACAATCACCATGATGGTAAAATGAATTTTATGCACAGGAATGAAGAG GTCAATTACTTCCCATCTAAGTTTGATCCAGTACAGCACGCTGATAAGTACCCCATGCCTAAATCTGTTGTGAAAGGAATCCGTGAAAAG TGTGTGATCGAAAAAGAGAACAACTTCTCACAGGCAGGAGAAAGATACCGATCATTTGCTCAAGACAG GAAAGAACGATTCATCAACATGGTGGTTGATTTTTTGTCTGCTCCACGCGTTACTGATGAGATTCGCAAGATATGGATCTCAAACTGGTCCCAG GCTGATGAGTCTCTCGGTAAGGAGGTAGCATCCCGCCTCAAAATGAGCAGTTGA
- the LOC108222003 gene encoding catalase isozyme 1, with the protein MDPNKHRPSSAFDSSYWTTNAGAPVWNNNSSLTVGSRGPILLEDYHLVEKIANFDRERIPERVVHARGASAKGFFEVTHDIAHLTCADFLRAPGVQTPVIVRFSTVVHERGSPESLRDPRGFSVKFYTREGNFDMVGNNMPVFFVRDGIKFPDMVHAFKPNPKSNVQEKWRIMDFFSHLPESLHMFTFLLDDLGIPQDYRHMEGFGVNAYTFLNKAGKEYLIKFHWKPTCGVKCLSPAEAIKVGGANHSHATKDLYDSIGAGNFPEWKLFIQVMDPDHQDKFDFDPLDVTKTWPEDIMPLQPVGRLVLNRNIDNFFGENEQIAFCPAIVVPGVYYSNDKLLQSRIFSYADAQRHRLGPNYLQLPVNAPKSPHHNNHHDGLMNFMHRDEEVNYFPSRFDPVRHAEKYPIPDSVVSGRRDKCVIDKENNFKQPGERYRSFSPDRQDRFISVVVDFLSDPRVTHEIRIIWISYWSQVDKSLGQKVASLLHVKPNI; encoded by the exons ATGGATCCAAACAAG CATCGACCTTCAAGTGCCTTTGATTCTTCTTACTGGACAACGAATGCAGGAGCTCCAGTTTGGAACAATAATTCATCTCTGACTGTGGGATCCAGAG GTCCAATCCTCCTGGAGGATTATCATTTAGTGGAGAAAATTGCTAATTTTGATAGGGAGCGAATCCCTGAAAGGGTTGTCCATGCCAGGGGTGCTAGTGCAAAGGGATTCTTTGAGGTCACCCACGATATTGCTCATTTAACATGTGCTGATTTTCTTCGAGCTCCAGGTGTCCAGACACCTGTAATTGTTCGTTTCTCCACTGTTGTCCACGAACGTGGAAGTCCTGAAAGCCTTAGGGATCCTCGAGGTTTTTCAGTGAAGTTCTACACCAGAGAA GGTAACTTTGATATGGTGGGAAACAATATGCCAGTATTTTTTGTGCGCGATGGGATTAAATTTCCTGACATGGTCCATGCTTTTAAACCCAATCCAAAATCTAACGTTCAAGAGAAGTGGAGGATCATGGACTTCTTTTCCCACCTCCCGGAGAGTCTGCACATGTTTACATTTCTCCTGGATGACCTAGGCATTCCACAAGATTACAGGCACATGGAAGGTTTTGGAGTGAACGCTTACACCTTTCTTAATAAGGCCGGGAAAGAATACCTAATCAAGTTTCATTGGAAGCCTACCTGTGGAGTAAAGTGTTTGTCACCCGCAGAAGCCATCAAGGTAGGAGGAGCTAATCATAGCCATGCCACAAAAGATCTCTATGACTCAATCGGGGCAGGAAATTTTCCAGAGTGGAAGCTCTTTATCCAAGTTATGGACCCTGATCACCAAGACAAATTTGATTTTGATCCTCTTGATGTAACAAAGACCTGGCCCGAGGACATAATGCCCCTGCAGCCAGTGGGCCGGTTGGTCTTGAACAGGAATATAGACAACTTCTTTGGAGAAAATGAGCAGATAGCATTCTGCCCTGCTATCGTCGTTCCTGGTGTCTATTATTCCAATGATAAACTACTTCAGAGTCGGATATTCTCATATGCTGATGCTCAGAGGCACCGTCTTGGACCAAACTATCTACAACTTCCTGTAAATGCTCCCAAGTCCCCACACCATAACAATCACCATGATGGCCTCATGAATTTTATGCACAGGGACGAGGAG GTCAATTACTTCCCATCCAGGTTTGATCCAGTGCGCCACGCTGAGAAGTACCCTATTCCTGATTCTGTGGTGTCAGGAAGGCGTGATAAG TGTGTGATTGATAAAGAGAACAACTTCAAGCAGCCAGGAGAAAGATACCGATCCTTTTCACCAGACAG GCAGGACCGGTTTATCAGTGTAGTGGTTGATTTTTTGTCTGATCCGCGTGTTACTCATGAAATTCGCATCATATGGATCTCATACTGGTCCCAG GTTGATAAATCTCTTGGTCAGAAGGTAGCATCCCTCCTGCATGTGAAGCCCAACATTTGA
- the LOC108223544 gene encoding probable serine/threonine-protein kinase PBL21 encodes MNLFSCLSQKWKDGDNYNVDGTAPSPEPNSLRLKENENENNDGKKTEACSYKYSELVAATQDFTEDNLIGEGGFGGVYKGLLESGQVVAVKKLDQNGLQGNQEFIVEVLMLSLLHHPNLVTLAGYCSDKNQRLLVYEYMPMGSLEDHLFDVKFDKEPLKWSTRLKIAVGAARGLEYLHLKANPPVIYRDLKSSNILLDSEFNAKLSDFGLAKLGPVGDKTHVSTRVMGTYGYCAPEYAMTGKLTPKSDIYSFGVVLLELITGRRAIDNTQEPEERSLIAWSRPFMRDRKKYVQMADPLMQGRFSVRSLHNVVAICAMCLQDQPMFRPQISDIVAALEFLASQAEKKDARLRSSSRTSLDLSSSES; translated from the exons atgaatttattttcttgtttgaGCCAGAAATGGAAAGACGGTGACAATTATAATGTTGATGGTACAGCTCCATCTCCAG AACCAAATTCGTTGAGactaaaagaaaatgaaaatgaaaacaatGATGGCAAGAAAACAGAGGCATGCAGCTACAAATATAGTGAACTTGTAGCTGCTACCCAAGATTTTACAGAGGATAATCTCATCGGGGAAGGTGGATTTGGAGGTGTATACAAGGGCCTGTTGGAATCAGGACAG GTTGTTGCTGTGAAGAAACTTGATCAAAATGGGCTTCAGGGTAATCAGGAATTCATAGTGGAAGTTCTGATGTTAAGTCTACTGCACCATCCAAATCTTGTTACATTGGCTGGCTACTGTAGCGACAAGAATCAGAGACTCTTGGTGTATGAGTACATGCCAATGGGTAGCTTGGAGGATCATCTTTTTG ATGTGAAATTTGATAAGGAACCACTTAAATGGAGCACAAGACTGAAGATTGCTGTTGGTGCAGCTCGCGGCCTCGAGTATCTCCATCTCAAAGCAAATCCACCTGTTATATACCGGGATTTGAAGTCCTCCAATATACTGTTGGATAGTGAATTCAATGCAAAGCTCTCAGATTTTGGACTTGCGAAACTCGGGCCTGTTGGTGACAAAACTCATGTTTCAACACGAGTAATGGGAACGTATGGATACTGTGCCCCAGAGTATGCCATGACCGGAAAGCTGACCCCAAAGTCTGATATTTACAGCTTTGGTGTCGTTCTTTTGGAGCTTATTACAGGACGCAGGGCAATCGACAACACTCAGGAACCAGAAGAGCGGAGCTTGATAGCCTGG TCCCGGCCTTTTATGAGAGATCGAAAGAAGTACGTACAAATGGCTGATCCGCTAATGCAAGGAAGATTTTCCGTCCGTTCTTTGCACAATGTTGTTGCCATTTGCGCAATGTGCCTTCAAGATCAACCCATGTTTCGGCCTCAAATAAGTGACATTGTCGCAGCCCTTGAATTCTTAGCCTCCCAGGCTGAGAAGAAGGATGCACGCCTGAGAAGTAGTTCCCGTACAAGCCTAGACCTATCATCATCCGAATCCTGA
- the LOC108223543 gene encoding uncharacterized protein LOC108223543, which produces MGKASSSPPLPAADLSPEITKRKKKKGRPSFADLQKRNQSKQEQKSLSLSSSPNSSRRSTRRNPSPELGDDDDDERKEKKVKLVVRLPQSTYQQHNEQHFDNLARSTSSFSEEEEEDGENIEAVVKKRKINAVTDRSGDNDQEEKVLKATDPPNGSPLGSGPTTTPLPDKKLLVFILDRLQKKDTYGVFSEPVDPNELPDYHEIIKNPMDFGTLRRKLDAGSYLNLEQMEADVLLICSNAMQYNSSDTVYFRQARSIQELAKRDFENLRHEGDDGELRPKVVRRGRPPSKHLKKPPISTSVDRFAPEISSGAALATAEPTNGSGAYNLRRAPASYKFQTTDGSSHRSRNGENYSEWLADWNDEFPASILRADMKYGKRLVLIDETRRETYKQFHPSAFGHEPSSLSDLVGDTKQLMPIGLHVEHSYARSLARFAANLGPVAWKIASKKLGSVLPPGMKFGRGYVGENDASYQSPFFSFDKQQPLSSPAFDGNKGRPVTPPTLGANPVMTTGFQDKNNLVEVDRRISSQNNLALLQGTPVSGIRPGQGVLTPNKTASQAERNGFNSVFGYSFPSQMGLVRPGMLSAHSGPEEASSASQLPSMVPICDSTSTPITSANNVDTAEQKGSEDSRTLNSGFPVAPSTGSDQYTVADGNSSWQAVASHPRQYSLPVQPDLNVKLQAPSSPSSGLRIGSPQQPDLALQL; this is translated from the exons ATGGGCAAAGCCTCATCATCGCCACCGCTCCCGGCGGCGGACTTATCACCGGAGATCACCAAACGCAAGAAGAAAAAAGGCCGGCCTTCGTTCGCCGATCTCCAGAAACGCAATCAATCAAAACAAGAACAAAAGAGCCTCTCTTTATCATCTAGCCCTAATTCCAGCCGCCGATCCACTCGCCGGAATCCTTCGCCGGAGCTCGGGGACGACGATGACGACGAGcgcaaggagaagaaagtcaagCTCGTTGTGCGCTTGCCGCAATCGACTTATCAGCAGCACAACGAACAACATTTCGATAATTTGGCGCGCTCGACGTCGTCGTTTAgcgaagaggaagaagaagacgGCGAGAATATCGAGGCGGTGGTGAAGAAACGGAAGATCAATGCGGTGACTGATAGATCTGGCGATAATGATCAg GAGGAAAAGGTTTTGAAAGCGACAGACCCTCCAAATG GGTCACCATTGGGATCTGGACCCACAACAACACCTTTGCCTGACAAAAAGTTGTTGGTCTTCATTCTAGACAGACTTCAAAA GAAGGACACTTATGGTGTATTCTCTGAGCCTGTTGATCCCAATGAG CTTCCTGATTACCATGAAATTATCAAGAATCCTATGGATTTTGGCACACTGAGGAGGAAACTTGATGCAGGATCGTACTTAAACCTGGAACAAATGGAG GCAGATGTGTTATTGATTTGTTCAAATGCAATGCAGTATAACTCATCGGATACTGTCTACTTCCGGCAG GCACGGTCCATTCAAGAGCTGGCTAAACGTGACTTTGAGAATTTGAGGCATGAAGGGGATGATGGTGAACTGCGACCGAAAGTTGTAAGGAGGGGCAGGCCACCAAGTAAACACCTGAAAAAGCCTCCTATTAGCACATCTGTTGATCGCTTTGCTCCTGAGATCTCCTCAGGTGCAGCTCTTGCAACTGCAGAACCCACAAATGGTTCTGGTgcttataatttaagaagagCGCCTGCGTCATATAAGTTTCAGACAACTGATGGCTCCTCCCACCGATCCCGTAATGGCGAAAACTACTCTGAGTGGTTGGCCGACTGGAATGATGAATTTCCAG CGTCGATTTTAAGAGCGGACATGAAATACGGGAAGAGACTGGTTTTGATTGACGAGACCAGGCGTGAGACATACAAGCAGTTTCACCCTTCAGCTTTTGGCCACGAGCCATCTTCATTGTCTGATCTTGTAGGGGATACAAAACAGTTAATGCCG ATAGGTTTGCATGTGGAGCATAGTTATGCAAGAAGCCTGGCTCGTTTTGCAGCAAATCTTGGGCCAGTTGCATGGAAAATCGCTTCCAAAAAGCTAGGAAGTGTTTTGCCCCCCGGAATGAAGTTTGGACGTGGTTATGTTGGAGAAAATGATGCATCATATCAATCACCTTTTTTCTCATTTGATAAACAGCAACCTCTATCTAGTCCAGCGTTTGATGGAAATAAAGGCAGACCAGTTACTCCACCTACATTAGGTGCGAATCCAGTAATGACAACTGGGTTTCAAGACAAAAACAATTTGGTAGAAGTAGACAGAAGAATAAGTTCCCAGAATAATTTGGCTTTACTGCAGGGTACTCCAGTTTCAGGAATAAGACCTGGACAGGGCGTCCTTACTCCAAATAAAACTGCATCTCAGGCCGAGAGGAATGGCTTCAATAGTGTATTTGGGTACAGTTTTCCATCCCAAATGGGATTGGTGAGACCCGGCATGCTATCTGCCCATTCTGGTCCAGAAGAAGCTTCATCGGCTTCACAGCTACCAAGCATGGTCCCTATATGTGACTCGACATCTACTCCTATCACTTCAGCAAACAATGTAGATACTGCAGAACAGAAAGGCTCAGAAGATTCAAGGACATTAAATTCTGGTTTCCCAGTGGCCCCCAGTACTGGATCTGATCAATACACTGTAGCTGATGGGAACTCATCGTGGCAAGCAGTAGCCTCACACCCAAGACAATATTCTCTACCAGTACAGCCTGACCTTAATGTCAAACTCCAAGCACCGAGCTCACCAAGTTCCGGGTTGAGGATTGGATCGCCCCAGCAGCCAGATCTTGCATTGCAGCTATGA